The Streptomyces vinaceus genome contains the following window.
GTTCGGTTCGGCTTGTGTAGGATAGGTGGGAGACTTTGAAGCCCCAACGCCAGTTGGGGTGGAGTCGCCGTTGAAATACCACTCTGGTCGTGCTGGATGTCTAACCTCGGTCCGTGATCCGGATCAGGGACAGTGTCTGATGGGTAGTTTAACTGGGGCGGTTGCCTCCCAAAGGGTAACGGAGGCGCCCAAAGGTTCCCTCAGCCTGGTTGGCAATCAGGTGTTGAGTGTAAGTGCACAAGGGAGCTTGACTGTGAGACCGACGGGTCGAGCAGGGACGAAAGTCGGGACTAGTGATCCGGCGGTGGCTTGTGGAAGCGCCGTCGCTCAACGGATAAAAGGTACCCCGGGGATAACAGGCTGATCTTCCCCAAGAGTCCATATCGACGGGATGGTTTGGCACCTCGATGTCGGCTCGTCGCATCCTGGGGCTGGAGTCGGTCCCAAGGGTTGGGCTGTTCGCCCATTAAAGCGGTACGCGAGCTGGGTTTAGAACGTCGTGAGACAGTTCGGTCCCTATCCGCTGTGCGCGTAGGAATATTGAGAAGGGCTGTCCCTAGTACGAGAGGACCGGGACGGACGAACCTCTGGTGTGCCAGTTGTCCTGCCAAGGGCATGGCTGGTTGGCTACGTTCGGGAGGGATAACCGCTGAAAGCATCTAAGCGGGAAGCCTGCTTCAAGATGAGTATTCCCACCTCCTTGAGAGGGTAAGGCTCCCAGTAGACGACTGGGTTGATAGGCCAGATGTGGAAGCCCGGTAACGGGTGGAGCTGACTGGTACTAATAGGCCGAGGGCTTGTCCTCAGTTGCTCGCGTCCACTGTGTTAGTTCTGAAATAACGAACAGCTGTGTTGCCGTCCAGTGTTCAAATTTCATAGTGTTTCGGTGGTCATAGCGTTAGGGAAACGCCCGGTTACATTCCGAACCCGGAAGCTAAGCCTTTCAGCGCCGATGGTACTGCAGGGGGGACCCTGTGGGAGAGTAGGACGCCGCCGAACAATCATTGTGAAAAGCCCCGTACCGGGTATCCGGTACGGGGCTTTTTGCGTTTACGGGCACGTGGGCCTGTGGTTGGATCCGGGCTATGAGCGATCAGTATGTGATGCGTGCGGTACGGGCCGACGAGTGGGAGAAGGTCAAGGAGCTGCGGATTTCCGCGCTCAAGGACCCGGCGGCGCCCGTGGCCTTCCTGGAGACCCTGGACCAGGCCGAGGCCAGGACGGACGAGTTCTGGCAGGACCGGGCGCGCGGGGCCTCGCACGGGCGGCATGCACGGCAGTTCGTCGCCGAGGGGCCGGACGGGGAGTGGGTCGGGTCGGTGACCGTGCTCGTCGAGGAAGGCGGGACCACCGACTTCTTCGAGCGGGTCGTCGAGCGGACCCAGGGCCACCTGGTGGGTGTGTTCGTACGCCCCGGGCAGCGGGGGAGCGGGCTGACGCAGCGGCTTTTCGCCGCCGCGCTGGAGTGGGCCTGGGCGCTGGAGGGGCCGGCGCTGGACCGCGTACGGCTCTTCGTGCACGAGGAGAACCCGCGGGCCGCGGCCTTCTACCGGCGGATCGGGTTCAAGGCGAGCGGGCATGTCGTACCCGTGCCGGCCGATCCG
Protein-coding sequences here:
- a CDS encoding GNAT family N-acetyltransferase → MSDQYVMRAVRADEWEKVKELRISALKDPAAPVAFLETLDQAEARTDEFWQDRARGASHGRHARQFVAEGPDGEWVGSVTVLVEEGGTTDFFERVVERTQGHLVGVFVRPGQRGSGLTQRLFAAALEWAWALEGPALDRVRLFVHEENPRAAAFYRRIGFKASGHVVPVPADPGAKEFEYVLPRP